Genomic window (Helianthus annuus cultivar XRQ/B chromosome 3, HanXRQr2.0-SUNRISE, whole genome shotgun sequence):
tgttccctagATCTGGACATTttatgtatgcaatgtaaaaatgttttcgtgagagccctaatgattgtagtctacaCTCGAGatagaatcctagttcgctatgatcgaagctctgatactaAGCTATCACACCCTGAcatttgcggaagcgtggttatttggtgtgacttcttaataccataacattcaatcataacaacgctatatgataaaaacatgagatgttTACCCATtaattaagtttagaaaataccacaacatatttgtcttgaaaacatcgacaccaatttaagttacaaaccatgacaTGTTCAACTGAGTTCATAAAGACTccacaaaagactttaaataaatCCTGAGTTTAGAAatatgtatcccgtccaggaataggATACATCCCCTAAACTCAACAACCATGGGTAACATCTTTTTATTCTCGACGCAGCTTGAAGACACATACATACCCCTGCCAGATCcactagtttcctgaaatacatgtagtttgaaaaacatcaataaaagttgagcgagttcatgtgtatgtgtatgaataaacctttaaagtatgtctgtatgtatgaaagtccTTGTATATGTAGCAATAacgaaaaagagatcaccaatggtttgcaaggccattggtatgtgtgaaatggtgcatgAAGattcaaacctagcaaatttgtaccgggcctccggctagaagacatagtcaccactatggaccaccctggtccccatgggtgtgggctcgctacacccaaatagatctatcactcatgtgcCTCGGttctacaacgaggattaatggccttaagtgttgtacccacccttcacatgatctagtagtaaaccctccttaagctaatcataccatgtataaaatgtttgtaataatcgaaacatgtatttcacccccgaagtataaaactgaaaacagttaaaagaaaaggggggcatgaactcacagtattgcgtcttctcGATCGTAACCCAAATTCTCTTCAGCAAACCCGACTACCTACAAcgtgctagggtctattagacgaacgggctgTGCCTtgcttttgtatttttttttttgagttacgtttcgaatgttcccaatattattccaagtcataatcacttgttaaaataatactttttttaactttaaattatatttagggttggaataattgtttaatcaatatttttgtattaatacttctcaagtatttaattCCGTATTTCCTTCCCTAGGATGGGGGTATTTTATACATGTACTTTTGTATTCTTGCATTTGTATTCTCCAAGATAATATATTTCTAAGtctcactttagaaaatatatatataacttatttgtcaaaagtgttgtattccaagaaaatatatattcttcccaaaaatcatatatgttctaaatatactaggaaaatatattttaacttcccaaaaaataatatattttctctttgtcgaaaatatgatataacttagtaatatttacaaaaatcatattttcacttcttgtatccaaaataatatttaccaaaaatatatttgtaatggtattttccagaatatttcataagttacgtttttgcgttcgttttcacaatatcaagtgtgtaacttTTATttcattccttgtgatttttggtattattttggagttgtaaactcttggtatttgtaagttatattattttaccctaagaTAATATAACTACTCCACAAAGTGTACAAATATTCATACAAGtgtcttaatataaaatatatattctaaatatatatttatccatttttatttacaaaaaccaacctccaatacttgtatttttgtaacaaaatttatggcaagTTTATGttgaaaaacatagtttaaaacatacttgtctcgaaaatattttctaagtgtttgcatttttagaaaatttcgccatagtttcctttgaaaatggaggtgtccatgctatttagcatatcattttcttttcaaaatcaacacacaataatcaacaatcaactctaaacaatattatacttaccaagtgcaaaaactatacacttaacataacaacatgaacttgatcttttattaaaaacttgtagtaacatGGTAAAGTGTTTAGTGGGTTTGGTTATCCTCCGAAATACATTTACTCCTTGTTAAACCTCATTCTTGGAagttttagatgtttacaacttgtaaacatgttttacaaaaatgtttatttataacCTCTTCTTGTTTCTCTAGCATTTGTACACTTGTTTTATCACTAAAAATAGTGCAAGTTTAGTAAAAACCATGATCttccaaaaatcatattttaaacttggttctttTAGAAAAACCATTCATACATCTTAGATTTATAAGATTACTAGGTTACTTTGATTAttgtttttcaagaaatcattctattcatcaagttcatgttcatgcaagaagatgaacatcctatgttgttacataatcatcctcccacttgctagattatgtgtttaatcaccatctagcaagcttcatgcgatgattaacatcatcatctcaagaaatcaacaagcaaACATCATTCATACCCTAAACAACATCATTTCATCCATATATCATCATATGtaagctttatgttcaagattcaagtgtaTGTCTTTTAGTGATCTTGTTATTTGCATCAtaatacatcttttaaccaatcaaAATAGAAGAAAACAAGGATCAAGagagtcttactactagctttaagctagggaagaacaacgatgaaaatggagtggataaaagcttgtgtgagtggtccttcaagttccaaGAGTTCCAAGCCTTCTAACCTTGCTTGTTACACCTTGTGAGGAGCTTGGAATGGGTGAACTAAAAATGAaaatggtggtggagtgtggggaTGGGGTCGGCCGAGAATAGGACAGAGAGGGGAGAAGAGAGTTGGTGATTAGTGAAGATGAAGGTGTTGGTTACTTATAATCATATTTTGAGTTTTATCCAAAGGTTCTAATGTCTCCATAGTACATTACATAATCTAATCAAATCCACAGGAAATCATTGAAGATTTAAGTAATCTTGTAGGATTCTGGGAGGTGGGGCCATCCCTTGTGCCGTAAACaaggaagggggggggggttaattgtaagTGTAAAGATAAGTGGGTAATTAGCTAGGGTGTTAAGTGTAAAGTCTAGTGTTTTATGTGTATCTTGCATTATGTAGTATGTTAGGGTGTtggggaaccataactagctcagaaaaagtaaaacaatgcttctagcaatattttggtgttccgggtaatgtccggttgttcggttagataccggttcgttaaagtgtcaagttattcTGTATAGTGatttttaagtacccttttgtgacacttttaattcccaactcTTAGGAAAGTATATAGGACCATTatgccatatttttgcatgttactagcatgttaaaatgctgatttttgctgattaatgcagaattctgcactttgagtgggttttaggcactttctggcacttaaactatcacctagtgacgcagttttatggtccttacttccctacacaacATACTAGTGTAATACCTTGACTCTGGCCCTtacggggtctcaaaacactgtctgtctatgtatagacattgtcagcatgtttctgagttatccgctaactgtgccaGCTATGCTTTGGGCATCGtctatgtcactaaagtttgtatgcaATAAGTGATGTGAcaatatgaaatgtgatgcacatgtatgtatgataagaAATCAGAAACCAGTTTAAGTCACCAGTTGTAATTAAGCATAGTCATTAAGCACAATTCAATATTAAttatttgtacggatacctgtaattatgagggttgtcacactacTATCAGCTTTAGTCACAGTCAATGCGATCACTCTTTATTCATATTTAAAGAGGGAACTCACATGGCCTTCATCTTACTTTATGTTGACGACATTTTGCTCATCACCTCCTCAAATGCATTACCTGATCAGTTTATGGGATTACTCTCTAATGAGTTCGCAATGAAAGATTTGGGTCCGATTAGTTACTTTCTTGGTGTATCGGTCACCAATTACCCCAAGTCGCTATTTTTATCTCAAGCAAAATACGCCATGGAAATAATAGAACGAGCAGGTCTAGCCGATTGTAACCTGGCTGCAACCCCGGTGGACACTCAACA
Coding sequences:
- the LOC110931878 gene encoding uncharacterized mitochondrial protein AtMg00810-like, which produces MAFILLYVDDILLITSSNALPDQFMGLLSNEFAMKDLGPISYFLGVSVTNYPKSLFLSQAKYAMEIIERAGLADCNLAATPVDTQQKLSRNSGTPVADITEYRRLVGALQYITFTRPDISYAVQQASVYAYAHPNHNIHACSKTYSSVCERHFIIWASFTCFIT